GCCTGCCGCTACCCGGACATCGGGCCGGCCGAGTTGCTGCAGGCGATCGCGAAGCACCACCAGGTCGCACCCGAGAACGTGCTGCTCGGCTCGGGCTCGGGCGAGATCCTGCGGATGGCGGCGTTCGCCTTCACCACGGCCGGTCGCCCGCTCGTCCAGGCCACGCCCACCTTCGAATCGCCGGCACGCGACGCCGAGCTGATCGGCACGCCGATCGTGTCGATCCCGGTCGACGCGTCGCTCAGGCTCGACCTGACCGCGATGGCGGCCAGGTCGGGTGGCGCAGGGCTCGTGTTCCTGTGCAACCCCAACAACCCCACGAGCACGGTCCACGGCGCGGCCGCCGTGAGCCAGTTCATCTTCCAGGTGTTGAAGGTGTCGCCCGCCACCTGCATCCTGGTGGACGAGGCGTACCACGAGTTCGTGGATGACCCCGGGTACAGGACGGCGCTGCCGCTGGCGCTCGAGAACCCGCAGATCATCGTGTCCCGCACCTTCTCGAAGGTGTATGGCATGGCCGGACTCCGCGTCGGCTACGCGATCGCCCACGCCGACACCATCAAGTCCATGTCTCGGTTCCGCATCGCCAACAACGTCAACGTGCTCGGCGCCGCGGCAGCCATCGCGGCACTGCCGCAAAAGGAACACGTCGCGCGCCAGGTGACGCTCAACCGCGAGGCGAGGGAGTTCACGCGCCGCGCCTTCACCGACGCCGGCTACAAGGTTGCCGCGTCGGAGGCGAACTTCGTGATGGTGGAGATCAGGCGCGACGCCAAGGCCTTCCAGGAGGCGTGCAAGCTGAGAGGGGTGCTGGTGGGCCGTCCGTTCGCGCCGCTGACCACGCATGCCCGCATTTCGATCGGGACGATGGACGAGATGCGGCAGGCGCTCGACATTGTCCGCACCGTGCTGGCGCGGGCCTAGCACGGACAGGCTGCAGCATGATCGGGGCGCGCGACATGGCGCCCCCGCCATTCACGTGAAGGGGTAACGCGATGCGCGGACGCACGGTACTTGTCGTCACCTTCATCGTCGCAGCCGCGGTGGGGGTCGTCACCGCGGCCCGCCCACCAGCCCCCGAGTCTGAACGGAATTTGTCGCGCCTCGATCTCCTGCCGCGCAGCCGCGGCTGCACTCAGGCGGCCACGCCAACTGGCCTGCCAGGCGGTTCGCAGGGATTCAGGGCCGAACCGCCGCGGTTCGCCGATCCCGCCAGGCGGCAGACGCTCGCCGGCGCCTTCGTCGAGATCGACCGCGTCGTGCGCGACTACGCCGTTCGCGCGCACATCCCCGGCGCCGCCTGGGGACTCGTGATTGACGGAGAGCTTGCGCACCTCGGCGTCGCGGGCACCCGGGAGGTTGGCAAGGAGGCCCCGGTGGACGGCGACACGGTGTTCCGCATCGCGTCGATGACCAAGAGCTTCACCGCGATGGCGATCCTCAGCCTGAGGGACGAGGGCCGGCTCTCGCTCGACGATCCTGCCGAACGATACGTCCCGGAACTGCGCGGGCTGGCGTACCCGACCGAAGACGCGCCTCGACTCACCGTGCGTCACCTCCTGTCGCACGCGGCCGGGCTCCCCGAGGACAACCCGTGGGGCGACCAGCAACTATCGGCCACTGAGGAGCAGTTGTCAGCGCTGCTGCGCGGCGGCATTCCGTTCTCCAATTCCCCGGGCGTGGCCTACGAGTACTCGAACCTCGGCTTCGCAATCCTCGGCCGCATCGTCGTGCGCGTGTCCGGCGTGTCGTACCGCGAGTTCGTGACGGCCCGGATCCTCCGTCCACTCGGCATGGCGTCTTCGACGCTGGAGCCGTCCGAGGTGCCGAAAGGCCGGCTGGCCCACGGCTACCGATGGGAAGACGAGACGTGGAAGGAGGAGCCGCCGCTACCCGATGGGGCCTTCGGCTCGATGGGTGGCATGCTCACGTCGGTGCGCGATCTTTCTCGCTACGTGGGCGCGTTCCTCGACGCGTGGCCTCCAAGAAATGGTGCCGAGAAGTCGCCGGTTCGGCGGTCGTCCCTTCGCGAGATGCAGCAGGCGTGGAGGTGGCGCCCGGCCACCGTCGGTCTGGAGGGTGCGAGTGGCGCGCCGCGCCTGAACGCAGGCGGGTACGGCTTCGGGCTTGGGATGTCCCAAACCTGCCAGTTCGATCACGTCGTCGCGCACAGCGGCGGTCTGCCTGGATTCGGTTCGTTGATGCGGTGGCTGCCCGAGTACGGCGTCGGGTTCATCGCCTTCGGCAACCGCACCTACACGGGATGGGGTGGAGTGGCCGACCAGGTCTTCGCGATGCTGGCGAAGACCGGGGGACTGCAGCCCCGTGAGGTTCAGCCCTCGCCGGCGCTGGCGGCGGCACACGACGCGGTCTCGCGCCTGGTCGTCGCGTGGGACGCCGGACTCATCCGACAGATCGCCGCCGTGAACCTGTTTCTCGACCGTTCGGAGGAGCGACGCCGAGCCGATTTCGAACACCTGCGCGCCGAGGTTGGAACCTGCCGTGCCGACGGCCGCTTCGAGGTCGTCGAGAATCCGTTGCGCGGGAGCTGGCTGTTGCAGTGCGAGCGCGGTCGCGTCCGGGCGTCGGTCACGTTGGCGCCCACGATGCCGCCGACGGTCCAGTACCTCGAGGTGCACGCTGTGCCGGCGTCCGGCGAACCACCGCGACGACCGACGTGCGGGCAATGAGGACCGAAGGCGCAGGGCTGAAAGGCAATGGCGCGCCGCCCCCACCACGATGACCAATGTCGCCCCGTCGAGCCGTATCACGAGTTGGGAGATCCAGGGAGCATCGGATGCGCATGATGACAACCGCGTTTCTTGGTGGCGCGCTCGTCGTCGCCAGCCTGGCGCCGGCGGCTGGCGTGTCGGCCGCCTCCGTCGATCAGGTGGCCGTGACCAGCCCGAAGGCCGCGCTCGGATTCAGCCTCGGCGACGACTACCAGCTCGCCAACTACACGCAGCTGTCGGGCTATTGGCGGACCCTCGATCGGGAATCCGATCGGGTCTCGGTTGTCGAGTACGGGACGACGTCCGAGGGACGCCCGATGCTCATGGCGATCGTCACGTCCCCGGACAACCACCGCAATCTCGCCCGGTACAAGGAGATCGCGCGCCGGCTGGCGCTGGCCGAGTCGTTGACCGTCGATGAGGCCAGGGATCTCGCCGCCGAAGGAAAGGCGGTGGTGTGGATCGACGCCGGGCTGCACGCGACCGAGGTGGCCAACGCGCAGGCGCTGACCGAGATGGTGTACGAGATGGCGAGCCGCAACGACGCCGAGACGCTGCGGATCCTGAACGACGTCATCTTCCTCGCGGCGTTCTCGAACCCGGACGGGCTCGAGTTGGTGGCGAACTGGTACATGCGCGAGCGGGAGCCGGCGAAGCGGTCGATGGCCGGCCTTCCGGTGCTCTACCAGAAGTACATCGGGCACGACAACAACCGCGAGTCGCTCCTGATGAACATGCCGGAATCCGAATCAATCGGCCGCGCGCTCTACCGCGAGTGGTTCCCGCAGATCATGTTCAACCAGCACCAGAGCGGTCCGGCCGGAACGGTCCTGTTCGTCGGACAGATGCGCGATCCGTCGAACCCGTTCCTCGATCCGCTGATGGCGCCCAGCATGGAACTGGTGAGCGCCGCGATTCACGGCCGCTTCGTGGCGGAGGGCAAACCCGGCGCCACCAACCGTTCGTTCGCCAGCTACCAGAACTGGTGGAACGGCGGCGTCCGGAGCACGGCGTGCTTCCACAACCAGATCGGCATTCTGTCCGAGATCTCCGGGAGCCCGACGCCGATCGACATCGCCTTCGTTCCGAAGAACCTCGTGGCCACCAACGACAACCCGTTCCCGGTCCAGCCGCAGACGTGGCACTTCCGTCAGACGATCGAGTATCTGTTGACCGCCGACCGTGCGATTCTCGACATCGCGTCCGAGCACCGCGAGCACTTCCTGCTCAATGTCTACCGCATGGGCCGGAACGCGATCGACAAGGGGAATCGCGACACGTGGACCTTCACGTCCAGGCGGCTGGCCGAGGTGCAGGCGGCGATGGCGCGGGACAACGTGCAGCCGGGCCGCTCCGGCGCGCCGGCGAAGTACGCCGCGGGCCTGCGGGACCCGGTGCTGCGCGATGCCAGGGGCTACGTCCTTCCGTCGGATCAGCCCGATTTCCTCACCGCGACCAAGTTCGTCAACGCGCTCATCAAGAATGGCGTGACGGTGCACCTGGCCACGACGGCCTTCCGAATCGGCGACAAGAGCTATCCCGCCGGGTCGTACGTCGTGAAGACCGCCCAGGCATTCCGGCCGCACGTGCTCGACAACTTCGAGCCTCAGGACTATCCGGACGACTTCGCCTATCCGGGCGGCCCCCCCGTGCGCCCGTACGACGTGACCGGATACACGCTCGCTTTTCAGATGGGGGTGCAGTTCGATCGCATCGTCGAGGGGTTCGACGGCCCGTTCGAGAAGATCGAGGGGATGGCGCGCTCGCCCCGCGGCAGGCTCGTCGGTGCCGCCCGGCCTGCCGGGTACCTCTTGAGTCACCGCCCCAACGATGCCGCCACTGCCGTCAACCGTCTCCTCGCCCAGGGGGAGAGCGTGTACTGGCTCGATGCACCGCTGCAGGTCGGTTCGACCTCGTACCCGGCTGGAACAATCTACGTTCCGGCCAGGGCTTCGACCTCAGCCGCTGTAGCCGGGCTCGCCTCCGATGTGGGCCTCAATTTCGTGGGGCTGGCATCCGCGCCCGCGGGCGCCGCCCTTCGGCTGAAACCTCCACGCATCGGCGTGGTGGACGTCTACGGCGGGTCGATGCCCTCCGGATGGACGCAGTGGCTGCTCACGCAGTACCGCTTCCCTTTCCAGGTGATCTACCCCGCGACGCTCGACGCCGGCGATCTCGCCGCCAGGTTCGACGTGATCGTGCTCGAGGACGGTATCATGCGCGAGCCGGCGCGCGGCGAGGGCGGGCAGCCGAGGCTCGACGCCGCGGGCGTCCCCGCCGAGTTCCGTGATCGCCTCGGTGTTGTCACCGACACTCGGACGATTCCTCAACTGCGCCGCTTCCTCGAAGGCGGCGGCACCGTCATCGCAATCGGCACATCCACGTCGATCGCGGGCAAGCTGGGCCTGCAGGTCGCGAGCGCGCTCGTCGAACCGGGCACCGCCAGGAGCCTTCCGCCCGAGAAGTTCTACGCGCCCGGCAGCATCCTCCAGGTCCGTGTAGACACGGCCCAGCCGCTCGCCTACGGCCTGCCCGAGACACTCGACATCTTCTACGACAACAACCCGTTGTTCCGGATCCCGCCGGATTCCCCCGTCCGCCCGGTCGCGTGGTTCGACGCCGAACGCCCCGTGCGCAGCGGGTGGGCGTGGGGTGTGACGTACCTGAAACAGGCGGTGGCCGTGGCGGACGCCCCGGTGGGGAAGGGCCGGCTCCTTCTCTTCGGGCCGGAGGTGGCGTTCCGGGCCCATCCGCACGGGAGCTTCAAGTTCCTGTTCAACGGCTTGTTCGTCGGCGGCGCGGAGCGCGTGACGCTTCCGGCCCGGCGGAAGTGAGGCCGTGTCGCGCTCTCGACTGGCATGCGACAGGTTGGATGCGGCCTGCCTGGGCCTGGGCGTGGCGGCTCTTCCGAACGGCGCCGACGGTGTCCGACAATGCTCATGACGTCAAGCGCCGCCGGAGACCGTTGATGCGTCCTGTCGTCACCGACCGACGCTCGTGGCGATCCTGGTGCGCTTAGTGGTCTCGACGGTTCAGCGGTGCGGGGCCGGGGGCTGGCACGGGGCAGGAGGCCAGACGCCGTGGCCGAGTTCCGTGCCCGGTGCGGCTTGGGGCCGATCGGCCGGGCAGGCGCCGGGGCCGAGCGTCGAGTCCTCCGGCACGCTCAGCGCGGCCGGCCGGCTGGCGACGGGCAGCGGGACCTTCTTGTTGGGACTTGCGTAGACCTCGTGCCGCCCGTGCTGGCGGTGCCAGTCCGCCACGCTCGGGTTGCAGCGCATGCCTTCGACGATCTGGCGCCAGCCGATGCCCGTGTTGTAGGCGCAGAAGGCGATCTCGCCGATCGGCGTCGCATACGGAATCAGGCACATCTCCGTTCGCTGGAAGTCGTACGTCCACAGGTCCTGGAACCACATTCCGGCGACGAAGAGGATCAGCCAGTCATCGCCCTTGCGATTCTGGTTGTCGGTGGCCCCCATCTTGCCCCCCAGGGCCCCCCCGCTCTGCTTGTCGAACTTCTTGATCAGGTCGCGCAGTTGGAAACCGGCCGGCGCGTGGGCGGGGCGGTAGTTGCGGAGCAGCGCCAGCGCGCTCTGGATCTTCGTCAGCGCCGGTCCGCGTTTCGAGCGCGCGATCACCGCGGCGTCGGCGAAGAACCGCTCGACGTCCAGCATGCGGGGCAGCGGCGCCCACGCCTTCGTCCGCTTGTTCACCATGAGCGCGGTGGCGACGCCGCAATCCGGGTGGCAGGCGCACTTCAGGGTGCCGAACTCCGCGGCCGGACCCTTGATCAGATCCGTCAGGTCCGCCGCCACCGCCACGGCCGACAGCGGGAACCAGTCGCGCATCGGCTCGAGCACCCCGGTCTGGTTGTGCACGTCCTCGACCAACTGCGACAGCGTGTAGCGCTGGCGCGCCTTCCGTGCCTCGTCGATGTTCTCGTCGCGCCCGGTGAACGACACGGGCTGGAACGCCACGAAGCTGACCTTGTCGGCATTCTCGACGGCGAACTTGATGATGTGGCCGACCTGCCGGTCGTTGACGGTCCTGACCACCGTGACGACCAGAACGACGTCGATGCCGGCGTTGTAGAGATGCTCGATCGCGCGGAGCTTCACCTCGAACAGGTTCGGCACCTTGCGGTGCGCATTCGCGTCCTCGCCGACGCCGTCGAACTGCAGATACGCGATGCGCAGGCCTGCCTCGGCGGCCCGCTTCGCGAACTCCGGATCCTGCGCGAAGCGGATGCCGTTGGTGGCGGCCTGGACGCTGAAGTAGCCGACCTTTCTCGCGTAGGCAATCGCGTCGAGGAACACCGGCGACAGCGTCGGCTCGCCGCCCGAGAACTGAATCGAGATCTGCCGCTTCGGCCGGATGGTCAGCGCGTTGTCGATGAGCTGCTTGACCTCGTCGAACGAGGGTTCGTGCACGTACCCCACCTGGTTGGCGTCCATGAAGCACGGGTCGCACATCATGTCGCAGCGGTTGGTGAGGTCGATGGTCAGGACGCCTCCGCGGCCGTAGCGGATCGAGGACGCCCCGTGATTGTGGAGCCGGTCGCACGACGAGTCGAAGTCCCGGCCCAGGAACAGGCCTTCGATGCGCCGGGTGAAGGCGGCGTCGGTCGACAGCGTCTCTTCGAACGTGCCGTGGATCGCGCAGTGCTTCTCCAGCACGATGTGGCCGTCGCGGTCGACAATGCGCGCGGGCACCTGGCCGGCATCCGAGGTCCGCAGGTCTTCCAGGCCGACCTCGCCCGCCGCGATGCGCGTCCGGAGATCCCGGACGCAATCGGGACACAGCGACCGGGTGTCCCGGGGCAGGGAGAACGGCGCCGACGCCGAGCGGGCGGCGTTGGACGCGCCAGGTGGCGCCCATGGGGGGGGCTGCCTCATCGCCGGAATCAGGCGGTTTCCCGCCTGAAACAGGCGCCACATGCCGCTTGCCGCGCGCGTCAGCAGGTTTTCCCAGAACTTGGAACCGGACATCGTGATCGCCTCGCCGCCGTCGAGATCGGACCGCGTATTATATCGTCAGCAAGGCCCAGACCCAAACCGTTCGCGATCCTGCCCGCCAGATTTCCGATCGCGGCCGGCCTTTCGGCATCCGCCGAACTGGTCTAGAATCAAACGCCCGCTTCCTTCTGGGGACCCGATGAAGGTGTTGCTCATCTCGATGCCGGACCGGCATCCGTACATCGCCAAGCGCGAGTACGAGGCGCCGTCGCTCGGCATCTCATCGATTTCCGCCAACCTGGACCGCCGCCACCAGGTGTGGATTGCCGACCTGTCGGTATGCAAGTGGAGCGTCCGTTCCTCCGTGCGGCGCTCGGTGCGCAAGTTCCGGCCGGACATCGTCGGCCTGTCGGCGATGATCTTCCAATATTTCACGGCCCGGCGCATCGCGAGACTCATCAAGGAAGAGTTCCCGGGCACGCTGGTCGCCCTGGGCGGGTACCACGCCACCACGATGGGCCGAGAACTGGCGGAGAGCCCTGAGGCAGAGGCGCTCGATTTCATCTGGCGGGGCGAGGCGGACCACGGATTCGGCGAGCTGCTCGACGCGCTCGAGGGGCGTCGCGACATCGAGTCGGTCGCCGGGCTGTCGTACAAGCGCGGGGGTGTGTTCCACCACAATCCGCCGCGGCCGCTCGAAGACCTGTCGACGATCGCGCTGCCCGACCGCGACCGCCGAGTCTACGGGCACTACCACTACTACTTCAACAAGACCGACGTCATGGAGACCTCGCGGGGTTGCCTGCAGCAGTGCAACTTCTGCTCGATGACCCAGATGTACGGGCCGACGTTCCGCAAGTACACGGTCGATCGCGTGCTCCAGGACGTGCTCGACATCGCGAAGCCGCGCGGTGTGCGGCGCGTGGGCCACGCGCTGATCCTCGACGACAACATCACGCTCGACGTGCCGCGGTTCATGGACATCTGCGACGGCATCGCATCGCTCAAGACCGGCATGCAGTTCC
This is a stretch of genomic DNA from Vicinamibacterales bacterium. It encodes these proteins:
- a CDS encoding serine hydrolase domain-containing protein, which translates into the protein MRGRTVLVVTFIVAAAVGVVTAARPPAPESERNLSRLDLLPRSRGCTQAATPTGLPGGSQGFRAEPPRFADPARRQTLAGAFVEIDRVVRDYAVRAHIPGAAWGLVIDGELAHLGVAGTREVGKEAPVDGDTVFRIASMTKSFTAMAILSLRDEGRLSLDDPAERYVPELRGLAYPTEDAPRLTVRHLLSHAAGLPEDNPWGDQQLSATEEQLSALLRGGIPFSNSPGVAYEYSNLGFAILGRIVVRVSGVSYREFVTARILRPLGMASSTLEPSEVPKGRLAHGYRWEDETWKEEPPLPDGAFGSMGGMLTSVRDLSRYVGAFLDAWPPRNGAEKSPVRRSSLREMQQAWRWRPATVGLEGASGAPRLNAGGYGFGLGMSQTCQFDHVVAHSGGLPGFGSLMRWLPEYGVGFIAFGNRTYTGWGGVADQVFAMLAKTGGLQPREVQPSPALAAAHDAVSRLVVAWDAGLIRQIAAVNLFLDRSEERRRADFEHLRAEVGTCRADGRFEVVENPLRGSWLLQCERGRVRASVTLAPTMPPTVQYLEVHAVPASGEPPRRPTCGQ
- a CDS encoding radical SAM protein, whose protein sequence is MSGSKFWENLLTRAASGMWRLFQAGNRLIPAMRQPPPWAPPGASNAARSASAPFSLPRDTRSLCPDCVRDLRTRIAAGEVGLEDLRTSDAGQVPARIVDRDGHIVLEKHCAIHGTFEETLSTDAAFTRRIEGLFLGRDFDSSCDRLHNHGASSIRYGRGGVLTIDLTNRCDMMCDPCFMDANQVGYVHEPSFDEVKQLIDNALTIRPKRQISIQFSGGEPTLSPVFLDAIAYARKVGYFSVQAATNGIRFAQDPEFAKRAAEAGLRIAYLQFDGVGEDANAHRKVPNLFEVKLRAIEHLYNAGIDVVLVVTVVRTVNDRQVGHIIKFAVENADKVSFVAFQPVSFTGRDENIDEARKARQRYTLSQLVEDVHNQTGVLEPMRDWFPLSAVAVAADLTDLIKGPAAEFGTLKCACHPDCGVATALMVNKRTKAWAPLPRMLDVERFFADAAVIARSKRGPALTKIQSALALLRNYRPAHAPAGFQLRDLIKKFDKQSGGALGGKMGATDNQNRKGDDWLILFVAGMWFQDLWTYDFQRTEMCLIPYATPIGEIAFCAYNTGIGWRQIVEGMRCNPSVADWHRQHGRHEVYASPNKKVPLPVASRPAALSVPEDSTLGPGACPADRPQAAPGTELGHGVWPPAPCQPPAPHR
- a CDS encoding radical SAM protein, whose translation is MKVLLISMPDRHPYIAKREYEAPSLGISSISANLDRRHQVWIADLSVCKWSVRSSVRRSVRKFRPDIVGLSAMIFQYFTARRIARLIKEEFPGTLVALGGYHATTMGRELAESPEAEALDFIWRGEADHGFGELLDALEGRRDIESVAGLSYKRGGVFHHNPPRPLEDLSTIALPDRDRRVYGHYHYYFNKTDVMETSRGCLQQCNFCSMTQMYGPTFRKYTVDRVLQDVLDIAKPRGVRRVGHALILDDNITLDVPRFMDICDGIASLKTGMQFLVQASCAGIAKDPALPRKMADAGVTMVFLGIENASEENLRQMNKGRIIDVTRIAVTRLADAGIIVTGGLITGFPDDDVTAIRRNYEYFAGLGIRTVLDQIITPYPGTEMRRQLLDAGLITNLYDYKWYTGYWPQVRTRHLTSKQLLFEKWKAHREIIDDWLADDQFKKNYPYWSLIWNRLLRPVIRMNERRMCWMYGEKGRFKRQMVQWAQLNDYFGDMVIDEGFFDPDVEAPAGIGDPDAVLDFGRAPYKDANDEPAIVRTATTGHA
- a CDS encoding M14 family metallopeptidase; amino-acid sequence: MRMMTTAFLGGALVVASLAPAAGVSAASVDQVAVTSPKAALGFSLGDDYQLANYTQLSGYWRTLDRESDRVSVVEYGTTSEGRPMLMAIVTSPDNHRNLARYKEIARRLALAESLTVDEARDLAAEGKAVVWIDAGLHATEVANAQALTEMVYEMASRNDAETLRILNDVIFLAAFSNPDGLELVANWYMREREPAKRSMAGLPVLYQKYIGHDNNRESLLMNMPESESIGRALYREWFPQIMFNQHQSGPAGTVLFVGQMRDPSNPFLDPLMAPSMELVSAAIHGRFVAEGKPGATNRSFASYQNWWNGGVRSTACFHNQIGILSEISGSPTPIDIAFVPKNLVATNDNPFPVQPQTWHFRQTIEYLLTADRAILDIASEHREHFLLNVYRMGRNAIDKGNRDTWTFTSRRLAEVQAAMARDNVQPGRSGAPAKYAAGLRDPVLRDARGYVLPSDQPDFLTATKFVNALIKNGVTVHLATTAFRIGDKSYPAGSYVVKTAQAFRPHVLDNFEPQDYPDDFAYPGGPPVRPYDVTGYTLAFQMGVQFDRIVEGFDGPFEKIEGMARSPRGRLVGAARPAGYLLSHRPNDAATAVNRLLAQGESVYWLDAPLQVGSTSYPAGTIYVPARASTSAAVAGLASDVGLNFVGLASAPAGAALRLKPPRIGVVDVYGGSMPSGWTQWLLTQYRFPFQVIYPATLDAGDLAARFDVIVLEDGIMREPARGEGGQPRLDAAGVPAEFRDRLGVVTDTRTIPQLRRFLEGGGTVIAIGTSTSIAGKLGLQVASALVEPGTARSLPPEKFYAPGSILQVRVDTAQPLAYGLPETLDIFYDNNPLFRIPPDSPVRPVAWFDAERPVRSGWAWGVTYLKQAVAVADAPVGKGRLLLFGPEVAFRAHPHGSFKFLFNGLFVGGAERVTLPARRK
- a CDS encoding histidinol-phosphate transaminase, which translates into the protein MALSRRAFVRTLGAGSAFTAAMMAGRGHEALGAFFPAGFVPTLHADAGPIRLDSNENPNGPCQASIDAIRGAFGEACRYPDIGPAELLQAIAKHHQVAPENVLLGSGSGEILRMAAFAFTTAGRPLVQATPTFESPARDAELIGTPIVSIPVDASLRLDLTAMAARSGGAGLVFLCNPNNPTSTVHGAAAVSQFIFQVLKVSPATCILVDEAYHEFVDDPGYRTALPLALENPQIIVSRTFSKVYGMAGLRVGYAIAHADTIKSMSRFRIANNVNVLGAAAAIAALPQKEHVARQVTLNREAREFTRRAFTDAGYKVAASEANFVMVEIRRDAKAFQEACKLRGVLVGRPFAPLTTHARISIGTMDEMRQALDIVRTVLARA